The following is a genomic window from Falco cherrug isolate bFalChe1 chromosome 17 unlocalized genomic scaffold, bFalChe1.pri SUPER_17_unloc_1, whole genome shotgun sequence.
CCGTGCAACTTCCTGGAGCCAAACACTTACTCCTTTTGAAGCCTCCATTGTTCCCGTAAAACTCCTCCCTAGACAAGGGAGGCCAACGGCATCCTGGCTTCTGCCTGAAATAcggtggccagcaggaccagggaagggATTGTCCCTCTGtactcagccctggtgaggctgcacctccaACACTGGGttcggttttgggcccctcactacaagaaagacactgaggtgctgcagcgtgtccagagaagagcaacaaagctgctgaaggctctggagcacaagtcctgtgaggagcagctgagggaactggggttggttaacctggggaaaaggaggctgaggggagacctcaCTGCTCCCTGCAACTACCTGAGAGGCagctgtagtgaggtgggggtcggtctctttttttcccaggtaacaaTTGAtaggaggaaaggaaatggcctcaagttgcgccaCAGGAGCTTGAGATGGGATATTCGGGAAAATTCCTTCACCAAAAGGTTTGTCaagcgttggaacaggctgcccaaggaagcggttgggtcaccatccctgggtgtattaaaagaaatgtagagGTGGCGCTTAGGGACCTGCTGTAATGGCAGACTTTGTAGGTTTAGGTTAACtgctggactcaatgatcttaaaggtcttttccaactaaACCTAAATGACcctgtgattctatgaagaaAGTGCTGGTGTCGCTGGGAGGGTATTTGAATGAGTCGCTGGCCGTGCTGTTGGCTGATGACATgtttgcaggagctgggggataTTCTGGAGCGGGGCGGGGGTATACCCAGCAGATGGAGGCTGACCAGGTGGAAACTGAGgaggtagtggtggtggtggtaccGCCAGCGGGAAAGGAAGcgcctggggtgggggaggatgCAAGGGAGGTGGAGGCACAGGTACAGAGGCTGCTGTTGATGATGGCAGTGTCGGGGCCTGAGTCCTCTGGGTACGTGTGCTACGTGGATGTCCTCCATTTGAACTCCCAGAGAAACCCAAACCCGCGTGTCACTGTCACACTCTGCCCTGATTTTAAAGAGGAATGTGAATGAAGCGGGAGCACGGTGGCGAGCCCTTCTTGTTCTCAACCTGAGCatttttctggcagcttcctgTCCATTTGAGCCTACCCTCATTTCTGGATCCTCACACTTGCCTTCCACATCCTCACCCCAAGTAGTTGCCTCAGGCTTCTCCCCCTACATTCAGCTTTGTGACTgtgggcagaggctgcccatGCTTAAAGGAGACTCCTATCTCCCAGGTGCCAGGTGCCCACGGCTCCTCTGCCACTCCTCGATACACTTCCTACTTCACACTTCCGAGCTTCAAAGTACTGCACAGATATTAACCAAGCTTCTCTCCAACTTCCTTTCAGTTCTTCCCCACAAACTTCCTAGGTTGTTGCCTCGTGATGATCTGTTTGGCCTGGTCTTGTCCCTGAACTGTTCTTTCCTTGCTTACTGAACCTGAGAATTTTAGGTATCTCTGGGACggattgctgtgttttcttttgatttatctTTAAGATTTTATAAACACGATGCACACTTATAATCTATCCATAACAAATACATACCAAAAGGAAGAACTAACTGGTAGGGcaataacagcaaaaacagaTTCCTCTCTCTCCAACGGAGAGAAAGCAGCTTGGCTATTTGAGATGACTAGACTAAAGAAATTCAAAATGGTCATAAAAAACCAGCACTGACTCTTCCAACAATTTGCTCCATCACTAAGTCATTAAGAATCAAATGTTGGAGGCTGACTTCAATTGGGAAATCAGTTTCTTCAGCCCTATCCAGCCAGTAAGTAATTCGAAAGGGTGGCTTTGCACCTCATCCTGTCGTTATGTTTAATTTTGATATATACTTACGGTTTCCTCCAAAAGCGTTTCTTTTTCAGAGTCTACTTTTGGGTCACATACTGGAGTTTTATTTGTAATCGTTTTACTGCAAGCACAGATCCCCTTTGTTAGAGCCAACTCAAGCTGAGCCACTTAAAAATGAATTGCCACTTGTATTCTCCACAGCTATCTGTGCATACGCATTTCATTATAAATCAGCTACTGTAGAAGTAATGTAGGTGTTACAGCCTGGTTTAACAGGTTACAAGTCGTCAGAGActgaatttctgtgaaatacttaCAGTCCCCAGCCTGGTCTGCCGCCTGCTGAGCGAACCGCACTGGCTCTCATCGGATGACCTTTTggagtggggagaggaaaaagaaataaatcccatTCAGTTCatctgaagataatttttttagaagaaattctAAAGTTACGGTCACTCACCAGGTGTGGGTATTTTTTGCTCTTGGGGGCCCAGAAGACATGGTACTGCCGGTTGTCTTGCTACAGGAACCGGAAAGCCCTTGTGAATAAATGCAAACAGTTGGAAAATAAGCTctaataaatactgtatttcaaaagcatatgttgaaataaaacttaacaGACCACTGACTGACAGAGAGGAAGATTTAGAAAGTTTGGTGGCAGTCACCTGAGCAGCAGGTGTCACAGTCACAAGTGGTCGTGCAGGCGGTGACGGCGGCtgtcgctgctgctgctgaatctCCTTATGGAGCCCTGTTGTGTAGCCGGTTCCATTGTGGAAGTTGTTCACAGCCTAGAGGCAGAAGAACAAGGACAAAAAGATCAAAGTGTCAGATTATGATGACAATAGATGAAGAAAAGCCTCCACAGGGTAAAATGACTTGTATAGTCCTGTACATGCTATCAAGCCTAGagtaaagcagcacacagagatAGGAACACATCACATGAAACACTGCTATTAAGGACTGGTAGCTCAGAGTATCTGTAGTTAAAGGACTTCAGTGTTAACAGCGAATCTGAGAGGCAGGCAAGCATGTTTAGACAAAAGTTTGACCTGAGTTTGCCTGATTATCTCTAAAGAGTTGTCAGCTTCTGTAACAACAGACAAtgcatttgaaaagtaaatgcagCCTTATTCAGTTTATCCTTCTTTAAGGAGATGTCAATAATTTCCTCCCTTTCAGCTTTTTACAAACAGACTTTCCTTACAAACAGTTGATGAAAAAGTCACCACGTTACCTGGCGCAGGAAGTTGTTGGCAACTAAAGCGTCAGGAGAAACACCTGTCTGATGACACGCCGGGCAAGTATGTTCCTCCGATTCCAGTAAAGCTGTTCTAATACCTGTGTGTAATTAGAAGCGTCAAAATAGGTTTCAGCCAAAGTAGGGAAATCTTTGGGGTTCTCATCAATTATAAGAACACACAGACGATTAATGGCTGGATATGGTCTTGAATGGAGAGCATGAAGCTATAAATGTTCATTAGTGTAAAAAATGCCCAGTATGCAGCAAATCGCTATACAGTTTTGACATTTCCCTGTTGTAACAGCTGAAGACCATAGAGTGGGCTGTGTCCTGATGTTTGGACTAGTCTTTTTTCTACTACCGAGTACAGCAAGAAGCCACCAACATCAAGGCTAATGAACAAAGCACATCTCAAAAAGCCATGAGTCGGTTCGAGTTTTGAAGGTTTAACCAACTCCTGTGGCAAAGAATGTAGATTAAATGCCCGACTGCCTGTTTGTGGCGGACCAGAGTCAGTCACCAGAGCTGGCTCTATAGTTGTGTATGAGAGAAAGAGCTGTGGACAAACTACGTGCATTCCATATCTAATACTGTATTCACCTGCACAATTATGCACTCTTCTCGTACTCGACCTTCCGCATGTGAAGAAGATTTGACTAGatacacagaaagggaaaaaagctctttggcctttgggtttgtttttttttttcccccccattaCGGAGAAGAGGCCTTTCCTACTCCGGGCGTACTGAAGTATGAAATAGACCTGGTAGCACAGGTGATCTCCTATTCCTGCTTTCAGAAGATCTGATGTGgtgttttggattaaaaaaCACGGGAGGGGAGTTTACTCCTTACATTACATTACGCCCTTACATTCGTCACAATAACTTGCTCCACAGCATGGAATAAGCGCTGCATCCGTCACTGGATCTTTACAAATGGGACATAACAACTCGTTTGGAACAGGCCTGTctgcggaggaggaggagggctccTCTGGTAAAAAgggtggcttttcctttttctctctagcATAAGCTTCCCTGGagggcaggtggggaaggaaaaagaaaaaagtgaaagatgggaaaggaaaaattttccaagctttggattttatcaAACAAAGGTAATAGATGGAAGTCTTCTCACTCCACATTGGCTTTCTACAACGTAGGCATTTACGCTAAATGACTTCTCTAGAGCCACACTAtcagaagaagaaggaggggggaacatttttccttctgcagaactCTCCCATCCGTTGGATCAACTACGAAATGAGCTCAgactagaaaaataattgcttgaCAGCTagagagcaggggaaaggaaTCCCACCTCTCCTTTGCCAGAGGGTAAGTGCAAATTGCTGGATCAGGGTAAAGTTCGTCcccaagtaatttcattttgtaaatgaaagaaGTCTGTGCTACAGCTTCTACAACAGGAGATCCatgacagaaaaagggaagtgcTACCGAGTGCACTTTCCAACAGCCACTCCTGTCAGCACACAGCAGTAATTTCTTAGTTTATAGCAACAGGAACACTTCAGCCCGTTTCACACATGAGATTTGTTAAaagtcagaggaggaggaaatctCAGTCCAAGGGCTATTTGTTAAATTTTGCAAGAAGCCTTTGAAACATaaaccagaagcaaaatgaGCATTCAGAGAGAATGATGCCAGCTGGAAACACTACTGAAATGccttgcagaaatacaggttCTTAGCATACCCCAAGGTCAGCCAGCTTCCCGGGGCATGAACAGTAGGACTACTCTATTTCAATATGGGAAAGTATTGCAGATTTTAAGGTTAAGATACGACGGTAGTGCTTCCTCCCTCGTAATTAGAGGCTGGCCACCTCGGCTGCATTGCCACTCAGACATTTACGCATGGTTGCTCTCATTCGCATTTTGGTCGGTCCGATTAATTCCATACTTACGCATTAATAGTTGGTATTGCGTATTTCCCAGCCTTTGTCAGCATGGCACCTTTTGTGTTGGGATCCTTCACCTCCACCAGGAAACTCCTTGGAATTCCGGTGCTCCTTTTAATTCTGCAAACAGGCTCCACATTTTTGTCCTGTtgagaacagaaatgcagacatcTCTCCTCTTCAGATGCACACTTAAAATGACGTTTCAGAGATAATTTTAAGCAGCGAAAGCCTTTAATCCCCTCCTTTTACCTAACATAATGGCTGCTCGACTCAAACTCCTGCTTTCCCCAACGAGCATAGCCAGGACGTACCACAGGTTTGAGCAGAGTTTTGAACCCAGTCGTCATTCTTTGGCTTAACTTCAGGACCCTTCAGGGTGAAACAGCCCTTTGCTCACCGTCCGCTCAGAGCAGAGGCACAAACCTGTTCCCCCTCCAAAGCCCCTGGGCAACGTGTGAGAGCTTAATTCAGGGTCTCCAAATCAGCCCCCATGGAAACTTACATTCACATCTATATAGGAAGGCTGAATTCATCCCTCCTGCACGTACATTCAGGGACTGA
Proteins encoded in this region:
- the LOC129734816 gene encoding E3 ubiquitin-protein ligase RBBP6-like, which gives rise to MEGEHLIGLSTANLAEANASEEDKIKAMMIQSCHEYDPSNYLREPLDLPPPSSSCFCCGKPGHYAKNCPVNRDKNVEPVCRIKRSTGIPRSFLVEVKDPNTKGAMLTKAGKYAIPTINAEAYAREKKEKPPFLPEEPSSSSADRPVPNELLCPICKDPVTDAALIPCCGASYCDECIRTALLESEEHTCPACHQTGVSPDALVANNFLRQAVNNFHNGTGYTTGLHKEIQQQQRQPPSPPARPLVTVTPAAQQDNRQYHVFWAPKSKKYPHL